From a single Glycine soja cultivar W05 chromosome 19, ASM419377v2, whole genome shotgun sequence genomic region:
- the LOC114398361 gene encoding probable serine/threonine-protein kinase PIX7, protein MVRHQRVTQRSSSTKRSKRSSSTNLNQEIIEVSSLLRRFTFNDLKLATRNFESKNFLGVGGFGNVLKGWVNEHGNFAARPGTGIQVAVKTLNPNGFQGHKEWLAEISYLSELHHPNLVRLVGYCIEDDKRLLVYEYMCQRSLDKHLFKTTKHLTWPVRIKIAIGAANALAFLHEEASRPVIFRDFKTSNVLLDEDYNAKLSDFGLAQDAPMGDKTHVSTEVMGTQGYAAPEYVMTGHLTSKSDVYSFGVVLLEMLTGRKAMDQRRPRKEQNLVEWLRPRLREKDNFHYLMDPKLEGQYPMKSARRVMWLATHCIRHNPKSRPLMSEVVRELKSLPLFHDDNDMVSDHPCPTTSSVSSISISSSSLKRLHVGPSNHGGANKYGPRTGQSPNVPRHFQAYPLPLPNPGVGSSSNPTVASSSSNPRF, encoded by the exons ATGGTTAGACACCAACGAGTTACTCAAAGATCCTCATCCACCAAAAGGTCAAAAAGATCCTCGTCCACCAACTTAAACCAGGAAATAATTGAAGTTTCTTCCCTTCTTCGAAGATTCACCTTTAATGATTTGAAGTTGGCAACTAGGAATTTTGAGTCTAAGAACTTTCTTGGTGTGGGGGGTTTTGGAAACGTGTTGAAAGGTTGGGTCAATGAGCATGGGAACTTTGCAGCACGACCTGGAACGGGGATTCAAGTCGCAGTGAAAACCCTCAACCCAAATGGATTTCAGGGTCACAAGGAATGGCTT GCTGAAATTAGTTACCTTAGTGAGCTTCATCATCCAAATCTGGTTAGGTTGGTTGGCTATTGCATCGAGGATGACAAAAGACTGTTAGTATATGAGTATATGTGTCAAAGAAGCTTAGACAAACATTTGTTCAAGA CAACTAAGCACCTTACATGGCCTGTCAGAATTAAAATTGCAATTGGTGCGGCTAATGCCCTTGCATTTTTGCATGAGGAAGCTTCAAGACCAGTAATATTTCGAGATTTCAAGACATCTAATGTCCTATTGGATGAG GACTACAATGCAAAACTTTCCGACTTTGGGCTTGCGCAAGATGCTCCAATGGGAGATAAAACTCATGTTTCCACTGAAGTAATGGGAACACAAGGCTATGCAGCCCCTGAGTATGTTATGACAG GACACCTTACTTCCAAGAGTGATGTCTATAGCTTTGGGGTGGTTCTACTTGAAATGCTGACAGGAAGAAAAGCCATGGATCAAAGAAGGCCAAGGAAGGAGCAAAACTTGGTGGAATGGTTGCGCCCTCGTCTTAGGGAAAAAGATAATTTCCACTATCTGATGGATCCTAAACTTGAAGGTCAATATCCAATGAAAAGTGCTCGTAGAGTAATGTGGTTGGCCACTCACTGTATTCGCCATAATCCTAAATCAAGACCCCTTATGAGTGAAGTGGTTCGTGAGTTGAAGTCTTTGCCTCTTTTTCATGATGATAATGACATGGTTTCTGATCATCCTTGTCCCACAACCTCATCAGTTTCCTCAATCTCAATTTCCTCAAGCTCACTTAAAAGATTGCATGTTGGCCCCTCCAACCATGGTGGTGCAAACAAGTATGGCCCCAGAACTGGTCAATCACCAAACGTTCCAAGGCACTTTCAAGCTTATCCTCTACCTCTTCCAAATCCTGGTGTTGGATCTTCATCCAATCCTACTGTTGCATCTTCTTCATCCAACCCAAGATTTTAA
- the LOC114400401 gene encoding probable serine/threonine-protein kinase PBL8, with amino-acid sequence MYVVVTGHLTSKSDVYSFGVVLLEMLTGRRAVEERMPRKEQNLVEWLRPRLRGKDDFRYLMDPRLEGQYPMRSARRAMWLATHCIRHNPESRPLMSEVVRELKSLPLFDDDDDMASHQPGPLASSIPSTSLQRLHVGPSNHAGSNKYGLKTGQAPNVPRHYQASPRSTSSKS; translated from the coding sequence aTGTATGTTGTTGTAACAGGACACCTTACTTCCAAGAGTGATGTCTATAGCTTTGGGGTGGTTCTACTTGAAATGCTAACAGGAAGAAGAGCCGTGGAGGAAAGAATGCCTAGGAAGGAACAAAACTTGGTGGAATGGTTGCGCCCTCGTCTTAGGGGGAAAGATGATTTCCGCTATCTGATGGATCCAAGACTTGAAGGTCAATACCCAATGAGAAGTGCTCGTAGGGCAATGTGGTTGGCCACTCATTGTATTCGCCATAACCCTGAATCAAGACCCCTTATGAGTGAAGTGGTTCGTGAGTTGAAGTCTTTGcctctttttgatgatgatgatgacatgGCTTCTCATCAGCCTGGTCCCTTAGCCTCATCAATACCCTCAACCTCACTTCAGAGACTGCACGTAGGTCCTTCCAACCATGCTGGTTCTAACAAGTATGGCCTCAAAACTGGTCAAGCACCAAATGTTCCAAGGCACTATCAAGCCTCCCCTCGATCTACCTCCTCTAAATCCTGA
- the LOC114399048 gene encoding homeobox-leucine zipper protein HAT7-like, whose translation MAFPPSHTFMFQTHEDHDPHQLHLRSTSTSLNAFPSFPPHHFQGAGGLMMKRSMSFSGIDNNNNNNKCDESHGDDELSDEGSQLLGEKKKRLSLEQVKALEKSFELGNKLEPERKMQLAKALGLQPRQIAIWFQNRRARWKTKQLEKEYEVLKKQFEAVKADNDSLKSQNQKLHTELQTLKRRDCNETGTVISLKKETDQGSWSNGSNNSSEINLDLSRTPVMNTSPVSSQNGKSLLPTTSSKPTSITQLLQCSSRPDLQDESFCNMFHIIDEQQNFWPWPDHQQQQQHQFH comes from the exons ATGGCTTTTCCTCCTTCTCACACCTTCATGTTCCAAACCCATGAAGATCATGATCCCCACCAGCTCCATCTGCGTTCAACTTCAACCTCTCTCAACGCTTTCCCCTCTTTCCCACCTCATCACTTTCAAG GTGCAGGAGGTTTAATGATGAAGCGTTCGATGTCGTTTTCCGGCatagacaacaacaacaacaacaacaagtgCGATGAATCGCACGGGGACGACGAGTTATCGGACGAGGGATCTCAGCTCCTaggggagaagaagaagaggctgAGTCTGGAGCAGGTGAAGGCGCTGGAGAAGAGCTTCGAGCTCGGGAACAAGCTCGAACCAGAGAGGAAAATGCAGCTGGCCAAAGCCCTAGGGCTTCAGCCGAGGCAGATAGCGATATGGTTTCAGAACAGAAGAGCTAGGTGGAAGACTAAGCAGCTTGAGAAGGAGTATGAAGTTCTCAAGAAACAGTTTGAAGCTGTTAAGGCCGATAATGACTCCCTCAAGTCCCAGAACCAGAAACTACATACAGAG TTACAAACTCTAAAAAGAAGGGACTGCAATGAAACTGGAACTGTAATTAGTCTCAAGAAAGAAACTGATCAGGGTTCTTGGAGCAATGGCAGCAACAACAGTTCAGAGATCAATTTGGATCTCTCAAGAACACCAGTGATGAACACTAGTCCTGTGTCTTCTCAGAATGGAAAATCCCTTTTACCAACAACTTCTTCTAAGCCTACAAGCATAACTCAACTCCTCCAATGCTCATCAAGACCAGATCTCCAAGATGAGAGCTTCTGCAACATGTTCCACATCATTGATGAGCAGCAGAATTTTTGGCCCTGGCCtgatcatcagcagcagcagcaacaccAGTTTCATTAA
- the LOC114400402 gene encoding probable serine/threonine-protein kinase PIX7, translating into MFIPFKSSGREVIKDNVRQQPVTPRSSSTIRLRSRGRSYTPNQELIAASSLLRRFSFNDLKLATSNFKYDNLLGEGGFGSVFKGWVDQDENYATKPGIGIPIAVKTLNLNGLQGHKEWLAEISYLGELHHPNLVRLVGFCIEEDKRLLVYQFMCRQSLEKHLFKSIS; encoded by the exons ATGTTTATTCCCTTTAAATCATCAGGAAGGGAAGTTATAAAAGATAATGTTAGACAACAACCGGTTACTCCAAGATCCTCATCCACCATAAGATTAAGAAGTCGTGGAAGATCATATACTCCCAACCAGGAATTAATTGCAGCTTCTTCCCTTCTTCGAAGGTTCTCCTTTAATGACCTTAAGTTGGCAACGAGTAACTTTAAATATGACAATTTACTTGGTGAAGGGGGGTTTGGATCAGTGTTCAAAGGTTGGGTCGATCAAGATGAGAACTATGCAACAAAGCCTGGAATAGGGATTCCAATTGCAGTGAAGACTCTCAACCTAAATGGATTACAGGGTCATAAGGAATGGCTT GCTGAAATTAGTTATCTAGGTGAACTTCATCATCCAAATTTGGTTAGATTGGTAGGCTTTTGCATTGAGGAAGACAAAAGGCTATTGGTATATCAGTTTATGTGTCGACAAAGCTTAGAGAAGCATCTATTCAAGAGTATTTCCTAA